One window from the genome of Erwinia sorbitola encodes:
- a CDS encoding PTS sugar transporter subunit IIC gives MSLQDRLIDSLGSFATKFNSYRYIMAIKSSFITLMPVIIVGAFSVLISNMVLDGKNGLASFESLSFLAQLKPITSSINYATLSFLNIGAVFLIGIELGKINGIKTLFPGLLAIICFIAVTPTTLSMMVGGQMQVVTDVLAKQFSDTKSLFLGMFIAILSVEIYCRLENIDRLKIKMPDTVPPNVAASFSALIPAIITVSAIATFGFIFHRVTGMFLYDAVYKIVQEPLESVVQSLWGILLLMFVAQLFWVIGIHGNQMVKPIREPLLLGAILVNMNAFEQGKEVPNIITMPFWDVYMSIGGSGLTIGLLTAVMLATKRKEMREIAKLSFGPGLFNINEPVIFGMPIMLNPILAIPFIITPLITGSIGYFATVTGFAGKAVVMVPWTTPPIINAWLSTAGSMGAVVTQIICILVSVLVYLPFVKIAARRAEAADAKALQPEIAKN, from the coding sequence ATGTCTCTACAGGATCGGCTAATCGACTCGCTGGGGAGTTTTGCCACTAAATTCAACAGCTACCGCTACATCATGGCGATTAAGTCATCATTTATTACCCTGATGCCGGTGATTATTGTCGGTGCATTCTCGGTGCTGATTTCCAATATGGTGCTGGATGGCAAGAACGGTCTGGCGAGCTTTGAGTCGCTGTCATTCCTCGCGCAGCTTAAGCCCATCACCTCCAGCATTAACTACGCGACCCTGAGTTTTCTCAATATCGGCGCAGTGTTCCTGATTGGCATCGAACTGGGGAAAATCAACGGTATTAAAACGCTGTTTCCCGGCCTGCTGGCGATCATCTGCTTTATTGCCGTGACGCCGACTACACTCTCGATGATGGTCGGTGGCCAGATGCAGGTGGTAACCGATGTCCTGGCAAAACAGTTCTCTGATACCAAAAGCCTGTTCCTCGGGATGTTTATCGCCATTCTTTCAGTCGAGATCTACTGCCGCCTGGAAAATATCGATCGGCTGAAAATCAAAATGCCGGATACCGTACCGCCCAATGTGGCGGCCTCGTTTTCGGCGCTGATCCCGGCGATTATCACCGTCTCAGCCATTGCCACCTTTGGCTTTATCTTCCACCGCGTCACCGGCATGTTTCTGTATGACGCGGTGTATAAAATTGTGCAGGAACCGCTGGAATCAGTGGTACAGAGCCTGTGGGGCATTCTGCTGCTGATGTTTGTTGCCCAGCTTTTCTGGGTAATCGGTATTCACGGCAACCAGATGGTAAAACCGATCCGTGAACCGCTGCTGCTGGGGGCGATTCTGGTTAATATGAATGCGTTTGAGCAGGGCAAAGAAGTACCGAATATCATCACCATGCCATTCTGGGATGTGTATATGAGCATCGGCGGTTCCGGGCTGACCATCGGCCTGCTGACGGCGGTAATGCTGGCGACCAAACGTAAAGAGATGCGCGAAATCGCTAAACTCTCTTTCGGCCCTGGCCTGTTTAATATTAATGAGCCGGTGATTTTCGGTATGCCGATTATGCTCAATCCGATCCTCGCCATCCCCTTTATTATCACGCCGTTGATCACCGGATCGATTGGCTACTTCGCCACGGTTACCGGTTTTGCCGGTAAAGCGGTGGTGATGGTGCCCTGGACCACGCCGCCAATCATTAACGCCTGGCTCTCTACCGCTGGATCCATGGGGGCGGTGGTCACGCAAATCATCTGTATTCTCGTCTCTGTTCTGGTCTATCTGCCGTTCGTAAAAATTGCCGCGCGCCGTGCGGAAGCCGCTGATGCCAAAGCACTACAGCCTGAAATCGCGAAAAATTAA
- the galR gene encoding HTH-type transcriptional regulator GalR: MATIKDVARLAGVSVATVSRVINHSPKASESSRVAVTSAMESLQYHPNANARALAQQSTETIGLVVGDVSDPFFGAMVKAVDSVAWQTGNFLLIGNGYHNEQKERQAIEQLMRHRCAALVVHAKQVPDEDLIPLMKQLPGMVLLNRVLTGFETRCIALDDRYGSWLATRYLIQQGHTNIAYICSNHSISDAADRLQGYYDALKEHNLPCNDRLVAFAEPDEVGGEQAMTELLGQGKTFTAVACYNDSMAAGALAVLSDNGVRVPEEMSLIGFDDVLVSRYVRPRLTTVRYPIVTMAQQAAELALALAHGQPLPEITNLFSPTLVRRHSVGAPSSHID; this comes from the coding sequence ATGGCTACCATAAAGGATGTTGCCAGACTTGCGGGCGTTTCGGTAGCGACCGTATCCCGTGTGATTAACCACTCCCCTAAAGCCAGTGAAAGTTCGCGTGTTGCTGTAACCAGCGCGATGGAGTCGTTGCAGTACCATCCCAACGCCAATGCACGTGCGCTGGCCCAGCAGTCTACCGAAACCATCGGGCTGGTAGTGGGTGATGTATCCGACCCGTTCTTTGGCGCGATGGTCAAGGCGGTGGACTCTGTAGCCTGGCAAACCGGCAATTTTTTGCTGATTGGTAACGGTTACCATAATGAGCAAAAAGAGCGCCAGGCGATTGAGCAGCTAATGCGCCACCGCTGCGCTGCGCTGGTGGTTCACGCCAAACAGGTTCCCGATGAAGATCTGATTCCGCTGATGAAACAGCTGCCGGGAATGGTGCTGCTGAACCGCGTTTTGACGGGTTTTGAAACCCGCTGTATTGCGCTGGATGACCGATACGGCTCCTGGCTGGCGACCCGCTATCTGATTCAGCAGGGGCATACCAATATTGCTTATATCTGCTCTAATCACTCCATTTCCGATGCTGCCGACCGTCTGCAAGGCTATTACGATGCGCTGAAAGAGCATAATCTGCCCTGTAATGACCGCCTGGTGGCTTTCGCTGAACCGGATGAAGTGGGCGGTGAACAGGCGATGACCGAGCTGCTCGGCCAGGGAAAAACGTTTACCGCTGTGGCCTGTTATAACGATTCGATGGCCGCCGGTGCGCTGGCGGTGTTGAGTGATAACGGCGTGCGGGTGCCGGAGGAGATGTCGCTGATAGGTTTTGATGATGTGCTGGTTTCGCGCTATGTGAGGCCGCGCCTGACCACGGTACGTTATCCTATTGTAACAATGGCACAGCAGGCGGCAGAGCTGGCGCTGGCGCTGGCTCACGGGCAGCCGCTGCCGGAGATTACCAATTTATTTAGTCCGACGCTGGTGCGCAGGCATTCGGTGGGAGCACCGTCATCCCATATTGATTAG
- a CDS encoding GNAT family N-acetyltransferase produces the protein MRIVPLSAAPQHRETIVDWQWRAFGGADSRDFFASVVDSSLRGADLPLTFVALDGDRAVGTVGLWRCDLISRQDLFPWLAALFVDERYRGQGLSEQLQQTVIDCCRQRGDRQLYLYSACADYYERFGWTYMGDALDYPATAVRLYYKSLE, from the coding sequence CTGCGTATTGTGCCGTTGAGTGCCGCCCCGCAGCACCGTGAAACGATTGTCGACTGGCAGTGGCGGGCGTTTGGCGGTGCCGATAGCCGTGATTTTTTTGCCAGCGTGGTCGACAGCAGCCTGCGCGGTGCCGATCTGCCGTTAACCTTTGTGGCGCTGGACGGCGACCGGGCGGTGGGTACGGTTGGATTGTGGCGCTGCGATCTGATCAGCCGTCAGGATCTGTTCCCCTGGCTGGCCGCGCTCTTTGTGGATGAACGTTATCGGGGGCAGGGATTAAGCGAACAGCTACAGCAGACGGTGATCGACTGCTGCCGTCAACGCGGTGACCGTCAGCTCTATCTCTATTCCGCCTGTGCGGATTATTACGAGCGTTTTGGCTGGACGTATATGGGCGATGCGCTGGATTATCCGGCGACCGCAGTACGCCTGTATTATAAGTCGCTGGAATAA
- the lysA gene encoding diaminopimelate decarboxylase, giving the protein MPRLLTDTTTALTQDNLLPLARSYGGPFWAYDADIIQARIRQLQQFDVIRFAQKACSNIHILRLMRAAGVKVDSVSLGEIERALAAGYQAGGDEIVFTADLLDEPTLARVAALKVPVNAGSVDMLHQLGQVSPGHPVWLRVNPGFGHGHSQKTNTGGENSKHGIWHGDMGLALEAIQQYQLKLVGIHMHIGSGVDYAHLEQVCDAMVNQVVSFGQDLEAISAGGGLSIPYHFGEETIDTSHYYGLWDAARQRVAQHLGHPVKLEIEPGRFLVAESGVLVSQVRAVKSMGSRHFVLVDAGFNDLMRPSLYGSYHHISAIAGDGRELDEQHTVESVVAGPLCESGDVFTQLEGGKVETRALPAVKVGDYLVFHDTGAYGASMSSNYNSRPLIPEVLFENDEPRQIRRAQTVAELLALEL; this is encoded by the coding sequence ATGCCACGCCTGCTTACCGATACCACCACCGCGTTGACTCAGGACAACCTGCTGCCGCTGGCGCGCAGTTACGGCGGCCCGTTTTGGGCTTATGATGCCGACATCATTCAGGCGCGTATCCGCCAGCTTCAGCAGTTTGATGTGATTCGCTTTGCGCAAAAAGCCTGCTCCAATATTCATATCCTGCGCCTGATGCGCGCAGCGGGGGTGAAAGTTGACTCCGTATCGCTGGGCGAAATAGAGCGTGCGCTGGCTGCCGGATATCAGGCGGGTGGCGATGAGATTGTCTTTACAGCCGATCTGCTGGATGAGCCGACGCTGGCGCGGGTTGCGGCGCTGAAAGTGCCGGTGAACGCCGGTTCCGTCGATATGTTGCACCAGCTTGGCCAGGTATCACCCGGCCATCCGGTATGGCTGCGGGTTAACCCGGGCTTTGGTCACGGACACAGCCAGAAAACCAACACCGGTGGCGAGAACAGCAAGCACGGTATCTGGCACGGCGATATGGGACTGGCGCTGGAAGCGATTCAGCAATATCAGCTGAAGCTGGTGGGCATTCATATGCATATCGGTTCCGGCGTTGACTATGCACACCTCGAGCAGGTTTGTGATGCGATGGTGAATCAGGTGGTGAGCTTTGGTCAGGATCTGGAGGCGATCTCCGCCGGAGGCGGCCTGTCGATCCCTTACCACTTTGGCGAAGAAACTATTGATACCAGTCACTATTATGGCCTGTGGGATGCAGCGCGCCAGCGCGTGGCGCAGCATCTGGGGCATCCGGTGAAACTGGAAATCGAACCGGGGCGTTTCCTGGTGGCGGAATCTGGCGTGCTGGTCAGCCAGGTACGCGCCGTTAAGTCGATGGGCAGCCGCCACTTTGTGCTGGTGGATGCCGGATTTAACGACCTGATGCGCCCGTCGCTGTACGGCAGCTATCACCATATCTCAGCGATTGCCGGGGATGGCCGCGAACTGGACGAGCAGCATACCGTCGAGAGCGTGGTGGCCGGGCCGCTGTGTGAATCAGGTGATGTATTTACTCAACTGGAAGGCGGCAAGGTGGAAACCCGGGCATTGCCTGCGGTGAAAGTGGGTGATTATCTGGTCTTCCACGATACGGGCGCTTACGGTGCATCAATGTCGTCCAACTACAACAGCCGCCCGCTGATCCCGGAGGTGTTGTTTGAAAACGACGAACCGCGTCAGATTCGCCGCGCACAAACCGTAGCCGAGCTGCTGGCGCTGGAGTTGTAA
- a CDS encoding FCD domain-containing protein has product MDKGAPAQEKKQYQEIGHDLRQQIIDGHYPVGSRLPPERHIAESWGVSRTIVREALLMLELEGTVDIRQSSGVYVMRIPSESSDEEEAFFRSDVGPFEMLQARQLLESNIAAFAAKMATKADIENLKRTLEQEQRAIALDDKSQDNDKLFHLLLAGATQNQMLLDTVNSIWRHHESSPLWQQLRSHIETRSYRLKWLGDHQTILAALRRRDVMGSWQAMWQHLENVKHSLLELSDADAPDFDGYLFESVPIFQGKLV; this is encoded by the coding sequence GTGGACAAAGGTGCGCCTGCGCAGGAAAAAAAGCAGTATCAGGAAATCGGGCACGATCTGCGGCAGCAAATCATCGATGGTCACTATCCGGTTGGCTCTCGTCTGCCGCCTGAACGTCATATTGCCGAGAGCTGGGGCGTCAGCCGCACCATTGTTCGTGAGGCTCTGCTGATGCTGGAGCTGGAAGGAACGGTCGATATTCGCCAGAGCTCTGGCGTCTATGTGATGCGTATTCCTTCCGAAAGCAGCGATGAAGAGGAGGCGTTTTTCCGCAGTGACGTTGGTCCGTTTGAGATGTTGCAGGCCAGGCAGCTGCTGGAAAGTAATATCGCCGCGTTTGCCGCAAAAATGGCGACGAAAGCGGATATTGAAAATCTTAAACGCACCCTGGAGCAGGAGCAGCGCGCCATTGCCCTTGATGATAAAAGCCAGGACAACGACAAGCTGTTTCACCTGCTGCTGGCGGGTGCCACGCAAAACCAGATGCTGCTTGATACCGTCAATAGCATCTGGCGTCATCATGAGAGCAGCCCGCTGTGGCAGCAGCTGCGCAGCCATATTGAAACCCGTAGCTACCGGCTGAAATGGCTGGGCGATCACCAGACCATTCTTGCTGCCCTGCGTCGGCGTGATGTGATGGGCTCATGGCAGGCGATGTGGCAGCATCTGGAAAACGTGAAACACAGCCTGCTGGAGCTGTCCGACGCCGATGCGCCGGATTTCGACGGTTACCTTTTTGAATCAGTGCCGATTTTCCAGGGAAAACTGGTGTGA
- a CDS encoding PTS sugar transporter subunit IIB, with translation MQRIVLACAAGMSTSMVVTRMEKEAATRGLAWKIYAIPEQNLRDELENYPGEVAVVLLGPQVRFKLEENRKLTDSYNIPIAVIDSVAYGTLNGAKVLDQALALVN, from the coding sequence ATGCAACGTATCGTACTGGCCTGCGCCGCAGGCATGTCCACCTCGATGGTGGTGACGCGGATGGAAAAAGAAGCCGCCACTCGCGGACTGGCCTGGAAAATCTATGCTATTCCTGAACAGAACCTGCGTGATGAGCTGGAAAACTACCCCGGTGAAGTGGCGGTAGTTCTGCTGGGGCCGCAGGTGCGTTTCAAGCTTGAGGAGAACCGTAAACTGACCGACAGCTACAATATTCCGATTGCGGTTATTGATTCGGTGGCATATGGCACCCTCAACGGCGCAAAAGTACTCGATCAGGCGCTGGCTTTGGTAAACTAG
- a CDS encoding molybdopterin guanine dinucleotide-containing S/N-oxide reductase produces the protein MTIKKVPHLAHWGAFSAVVENGKLLRCEPFFADQDPSPMLNTIPELVYSDKRIRKPMVRRSWLKSRENSDRTLRGREDFVEVDWDTALDLIAEENRRVRDRYGASGIFNGSYGWSSAGRVNHARTLVRRFYNLGGGGIDQQGNYSWGAAQFFLPYVIGTYMPLTGRVTDWPGVVKHCEIFIAFGGLALKNSQVASGGAGEHSLKPALLKLAAKGTPVVNISPMRDDCPEFVNAEWIPIRPNTDVALMLALGYEIEQLGAVDNAFLQSHCVGYPQLRAYLLGESDGQAKTPQWASEITGIPAARIALLAKQLCGKRSFITCSYSVQRAHRGEQPYWMMIALSSMLGQPGLPGAGFSFGHGSMNSVGNPRTEGPSPLMSTGVNPIADLAIPVARISDMLLNPGTQYTFQGQTHTYPDIHLVHWAGGNPFHHHQQLNRLVEGWQRPDTVIVQDIVWTPAAQMADIVLPVTTSLERNDIGGSSKDRFVLAMHQAIQPQHQARNDFDIFADIAERLGYRDTFTENRNERQWIEHLYQQCAVAHNRKGIHFPEFDSFWQKGHVEIPLTEEEWVFMEDFRRDPLTHPIKTASGKIELFSETIAGYQLADFGPHPEWQPPQEWLGAPISQRFPLHMISIQPHDRLHSQMDATPSVQANKTAGRETLWMHPQDAAVRGIGDGDLIEVSNDRGVMQAGVRISDGVSPQVVLIATGAWFNPGFGKAWQPYDRAGNPNVLTLDIGTSSLTQGPNAMSCLVEIRKAHAGA, from the coding sequence ATGACAATAAAAAAAGTGCCACATCTCGCCCACTGGGGTGCGTTTAGTGCCGTGGTTGAAAACGGAAAGCTGCTGCGCTGTGAGCCTTTTTTCGCCGATCAGGATCCCTCGCCGATGCTCAACACCATCCCCGAGCTGGTTTACTCCGATAAACGTATTCGTAAACCGATGGTGCGCCGCTCATGGCTGAAATCTCGCGAGAACAGCGACCGTACTCTGCGCGGACGTGAAGATTTTGTTGAAGTCGACTGGGATACTGCGCTTGATCTGATTGCCGAAGAGAACCGCCGCGTACGTGACCGCTATGGTGCCAGCGGCATTTTCAACGGCTCTTATGGCTGGTCTTCTGCCGGACGCGTCAACCATGCGCGTACCCTGGTCAGGCGTTTCTATAATCTTGGCGGCGGCGGCATCGATCAGCAGGGTAACTACAGCTGGGGAGCCGCACAATTCTTCCTGCCGTATGTGATTGGTACTTATATGCCGCTCACCGGTCGCGTCACCGACTGGCCGGGCGTGGTGAAACACTGTGAGATTTTTATCGCCTTTGGCGGGCTGGCGCTGAAAAACAGCCAGGTGGCCTCGGGTGGAGCAGGGGAGCACAGCCTGAAGCCCGCGCTGTTAAAGCTGGCAGCAAAAGGCACTCCGGTGGTGAATATCAGCCCAATGCGCGATGACTGTCCGGAGTTTGTTAACGCCGAGTGGATACCCATCCGCCCGAATACCGATGTCGCGCTGATGCTGGCGCTTGGGTATGAAATCGAGCAGCTGGGGGCGGTGGATAACGCTTTTCTGCAATCCCATTGCGTAGGGTATCCGCAGCTGCGTGCTTATCTGCTGGGGGAGAGCGACGGCCAGGCGAAAACGCCGCAGTGGGCCAGTGAGATTACCGGCATCCCTGCGGCGCGTATTGCCCTGCTGGCAAAACAGCTCTGCGGGAAACGCAGCTTTATTACCTGCTCCTATTCCGTACAGCGCGCCCATCGCGGGGAACAGCCGTACTGGATGATGATTGCACTCTCCTCAATGCTCGGTCAGCCCGGCCTGCCGGGAGCCGGATTCTCATTCGGTCACGGTTCGATGAACAGCGTGGGTAATCCGCGTACGGAAGGGCCGTCGCCGCTGATGTCCACCGGAGTCAATCCGATCGCCGATCTGGCCATTCCGGTGGCGCGCATCAGCGATATGCTGCTCAATCCCGGCACGCAATATACGTTCCAGGGGCAGACCCACACTTATCCCGATATTCATCTGGTGCACTGGGCGGGTGGAAATCCGTTCCATCATCATCAGCAGCTTAACCGCCTGGTTGAGGGCTGGCAGCGCCCGGATACAGTGATCGTGCAGGATATTGTCTGGACGCCAGCGGCGCAAATGGCCGATATCGTACTGCCGGTGACCACCTCGCTGGAGCGCAATGATATTGGCGGATCCTCGAAGGATCGCTTTGTACTGGCGATGCATCAGGCGATTCAGCCGCAGCATCAGGCGCGCAACGATTTCGATATTTTTGCCGATATCGCCGAACGCCTGGGTTACCGCGATACCTTTACCGAAAACCGCAATGAGCGTCAGTGGATAGAGCATCTCTATCAGCAGTGTGCGGTAGCGCATAACCGTAAAGGTATTCATTTTCCGGAGTTTGATTCCTTCTGGCAAAAAGGTCATGTGGAGATCCCATTGACGGAAGAGGAGTGGGTATTTATGGAGGATTTCCGCCGTGACCCGCTGACTCATCCGATCAAAACTGCCAGCGGCAAAATTGAGTTGTTCTCCGAGACGATTGCAGGCTATCAGCTGGCGGACTTTGGCCCGCATCCTGAGTGGCAGCCGCCGCAGGAGTGGCTTGGCGCGCCGATCAGTCAGCGTTTCCCGCTGCATATGATCTCCATTCAGCCCCATGATCGCCTGCACAGCCAGATGGATGCCACGCCATCGGTACAGGCCAATAAAACCGCAGGACGTGAAACCCTGTGGATGCATCCGCAGGATGCGGCAGTGCGAGGGATTGGGGATGGCGACCTGATTGAGGTGAGTAACGATCGCGGTGTGATGCAGGCGGGAGTGCGCATCAGCGATGGTGTCAGCCCGCAGGTGGTGCTGATTGCCACCGGCGCATGGTTTAATCCGGGCTTCGGGAAGGCCTGGCAGCCTTACGATCGTGCCGGCAATCCAAACGTGCTGACGCTGGATATTGGTACCTCGTCACTGACGCAGGGGCCTAATGCCATGAGCTGCCTGGTGGAGATCAGAAAGGCGCACGCCGGAGCCTGA
- a CDS encoding glycoside hydrolase family 1 protein: MSTINVTIPADFILGAAASAWQTEGWSGKKAGQDSYLDAWYQHDRHVWHNGYGPAIATDFINRYKEDVALMKAAGLTHYRTSINWSRFLTDYENAVVDEEYAAYYDSLIDELLANGIQPMLCLEHYELPAALLEQYGGWGSKHVVELFVRYAQQVFARYAHKVTRWFTFNEPIVVQTRVYLDALRWPYEQNTDKWMQWNHHKNLATAKVVALFREQGYQGSVGTILNPEVTYPRSSAAHDVKAAEIYDLFYNRVFLDPAIKGEYPPELIALLAKHQVSWQYDATELAIIKANPVDEVGINLYYPHRVKAPSRAWHPETPFHPAFYYEHFELPGRRMNTSRGWEIQPAIVWDMAQRMKNEYDNFPWFIAENGMGIENEARFKNAGGEIQDDYRIDFITEHLYQALRANAAGMNCQGYMLWAFTDNVSPMNAFKNRYGLIEIDLENQRQRRMKKSAHWYQQVSEQRQLTVTLDDEAK, translated from the coding sequence ATGAGCACAATTAACGTCACTATCCCGGCTGATTTTATTCTCGGGGCTGCCGCATCTGCGTGGCAAACCGAAGGCTGGAGTGGCAAAAAAGCCGGGCAGGATTCCTATCTTGACGCCTGGTATCAGCATGACCGCCACGTATGGCATAACGGCTACGGGCCGGCGATCGCTACTGATTTTATCAACCGCTATAAAGAAGATGTGGCGCTGATGAAAGCGGCGGGATTAACGCACTACCGCACCTCAATTAACTGGTCGCGCTTTCTCACCGATTATGAAAATGCCGTGGTAGATGAAGAGTACGCTGCCTATTACGACAGCCTGATTGATGAACTGCTGGCTAACGGCATTCAGCCGATGCTGTGCCTGGAACATTATGAACTGCCCGCCGCGCTGCTGGAGCAGTATGGTGGCTGGGGATCGAAGCATGTGGTGGAGCTGTTTGTGCGCTATGCGCAGCAGGTGTTTGCGCGCTACGCCCATAAAGTGACGCGCTGGTTTACCTTTAACGAACCGATTGTGGTGCAGACACGAGTCTATCTGGATGCACTGCGCTGGCCCTATGAGCAGAACACCGACAAATGGATGCAGTGGAACCACCATAAAAACCTTGCTACCGCGAAAGTGGTCGCGCTATTCCGGGAGCAAGGCTATCAGGGCAGCGTTGGCACCATCCTCAACCCGGAAGTGACCTATCCGCGCTCCAGCGCGGCGCACGATGTAAAAGCAGCTGAAATCTACGATCTGTTCTATAACCGCGTGTTCCTTGACCCTGCAATCAAAGGCGAATATCCGCCTGAGTTGATAGCATTGCTGGCAAAGCATCAGGTCAGCTGGCAGTACGACGCAACGGAACTGGCAATCATTAAAGCCAACCCCGTTGATGAGGTCGGGATTAACCTCTACTACCCGCACCGCGTCAAAGCGCCATCTCGTGCCTGGCACCCGGAAACGCCATTCCATCCGGCCTTTTATTATGAACATTTCGAACTGCCAGGACGGCGTATGAACACCTCGCGCGGTTGGGAAATTCAGCCCGCTATCGTCTGGGATATGGCGCAGCGCATGAAGAATGAGTACGACAATTTCCCGTGGTTTATTGCCGAAAATGGCATGGGGATTGAGAACGAAGCACGCTTTAAAAACGCCGGGGGTGAGATTCAGGATGATTACCGCATCGACTTTATTACCGAACACCTCTACCAGGCGCTGCGGGCAAACGCCGCAGGCATGAACTGCCAGGGCTATATGCTCTGGGCCTTTACCGACAACGTATCGCCAATGAATGCCTTTAAAAACCGTTACGGACTCATAGAAATTGACCTTGAAAACCAGCGTCAGCGCCGGATGAAAAAGTCCGCTCACTGGTATCAACAGGTCAGCGAACAGCGCCAGCTGACCGTGACGCTGGATGATGAAGCTAAATAA
- a CDS encoding PTS lactose/cellobiose transporter subunit IIA, which produces MDFEQTMMELLINAGEARSHAMSAIQHARKREWQLADEALMASQEASKAAHKIQTQLIGADEGCGKVPVTLILVHAQDHLMNAMLCRDLAEEIVLLRKEMFAG; this is translated from the coding sequence ATGGATTTTGAACAGACGATGATGGAGTTGCTGATCAATGCGGGTGAAGCACGATCTCACGCCATGAGCGCAATTCAGCACGCCCGTAAACGCGAGTGGCAGCTGGCCGATGAAGCGCTGATGGCTTCGCAGGAAGCATCAAAAGCCGCGCACAAGATACAGACACAGCTGATTGGCGCTGATGAAGGATGTGGCAAAGTGCCGGTGACGCTGATCCTGGTGCATGCGCAGGATCATCTGATGAATGCGATGCTGTGCCGCGATCTGGCAGAGGAAATTGTATTGTTGAGGAAAGAGATGTTTGCCGGGTGA